AGGGGCATGTTCCTTTCATCCCGGTGCGATTTTCACTGCAAAACAGAAACcagttttaaattgtaaacaaaaGACAAGGAATATTCTGGAGACCGAAGTTGTTGGAACCAAAAACTTCAATTTTGCGTGGCGAACTGATCAACCCTTCAGGTTATGACGTCACTGGAGCTCATTGAACTTATCCCGCATCAAATCTcgttcagaaatattttctccCCCTCAATGCGGAATTTTCTCGTTTGACAAGCTTCGCTTAAGATCTCACTGTGCGCGGAGTGCAGTTTGTACCCTTATAAGCTGGGAATTTCAGCTAATAAAAGTGTGGAAAAATACTGACTGCTTAGGATATTCccaaaaaatcatcaaaaattttagaacCTTAACTCACATGATTATGAacatatctaaaaataataatatttatcctATTTGTTTTTTCTGGAAAGATTTTGCtttataaattcattaaaaaaaataaataaaaaatattttggtttgGCAAAAAGctaagaacattttattttggctaATCTGGATATATATTCACTCTACAAGAGTGCTTAAATTATTCGGTTCGTCGAATTGTTTCTCCCCCTTCTGATGCTGCTTGTTCATTCTCACATACTGGTTTGTAGTCATTACTGCTGCGCTTTTTCTCAACTTTTTCCATTGAGAGTTCTGTTCATAAAAAGTTTTGTTCTAAACGATCCGCAGCTCAGTTTCGTCGCTAACTTCTGCGATGCCACTTGTGTGCGATCTTTGACGAGCCGGGTTCCCCGTATTACAAGCTGAAAACCGTGACCAGAAACAGTAACCGCAGCTCGGATCGGAGAAGTATTACCTGGTAATGAAAGTGGAGACCCCGAACTAATGGGGTGATAAAACAGGTGCTGTGAAATAATTGCTTATTATCAAACACGCTAATGGAGCCCACAATTCTTGGGATTATCTCCAATTGTGTGGAGACAATTAACGACAACAATAGCGAGTTCATTAACATTTGAACCGAAGTAGTGCCGCCTCACTGAAGTTTTACCATAACAATTGGTTACACCCTCGAAAACGCCTCGTACTGTGTAATTAGTCGGAATTTGTTGAATATAATCAAATATTGACCCAGGCACTTTGCACGGCCCATCACGTGTGATATTTCTGTGTGTGCCGTGCACTTTGAGATCGCGGTGGCATCATCATTATCTTCGAAATACGTGTCGGAGTCACAACATTGCACCGGACCCCAAGCGACCCGATTAGCCACTGACGAGCCGAGTGGATGGGGGCTTATCAGGGACCGACCGGCTTCAATATAACGTAATCGCGGGGTTCACCGGAGGGCGAGGCTATTTGGGAATAGGGATGGGGATCGGGGATGCCGGCCAAGGGCGGGACGGAACCAAACAAATACACCGTGcggcaaaaaaatgttataagtacctaataatttcaattatgtACTTAGTGCTAACACTTAATTGAGCAATTAAGTATGGAACAAAGAAATATTCTTAGTTACCTTTTGTACCAATAATGCAACAattatattgaattaaaacatTCTAATTATAGTGataaataagtttatttatttacgagTTTTTATCGGGTTttagtttacaaatttaaaaagccataataatttgttctgtaaacattttcaatccctgaaaaattttttcaaaacattttaacccttaacattttaaaacattttaaaaccctTAAATAGTTTTGTTCATTATTATTGAACATCATCAATTGGCTCTGGGATTTCCTAAAAATAACTCGAGTTCTGTGACATACTGTTATCGGCCGATTAGCTGTCTCCTTCGCGCTATCGCGGAGCTCTGTCATGTTCATTGTTGTTCGGTTTCTACTTAATATTTAATGGTCGCATACATGTGTAACGACAAACAAACATTTTGCATGGGACTGGGAACATTTGGTCCGATTCTGAGGCTCAGTTTCACACTTGAAGTCGAGCGGATCGCAACCCATCAAATGGTAACAAGAAAATCGCCCATCAATAGACTGGAATTGGAATGTCAATCTGGGGGAAAATATTGCTAGCAATGAGATTCAGGAGGTCGCTATTAATCatatgcgatttttttttacaaccggagctttgtttatttatttatcggAACTTTTTGTGTTGGAGTGAAACTCGTGTGAAACGCCATATTATATCTAACGTTTATGTGGCTTATTTTTAGACGACCAGCATTGGATCTCGCACCATGCCCACAATTGagcacaaattaaatatcacgGAGGAGGAGGTTCCGGAGCACATCCGTCGACTTGCTGAGGAGCAGGGCGAGTGTCCCAGTTCCAAGGACCAGATCATCGAACAATTCCGCAGCTACATTTTAGGTTGGCTATTATTGTTCATATCATAATTAATTCCTTGGAATAAATCCTTGATAATACCTTTGCAGAACGCAATGACTGCCAACCACATCGCAACGATGCAAAATATCTGGAAAAATTTCTAAGAGCTCGCTACTGGAAAATCGAAAGCAGCTACAGATTGGTAAGAAATTCTTCAATGCGTGatgcacacattttttttatttttatttacaattttatacGGAATGGTGATCACATGTTTATGATCTTTAGTGAGCATTTCCACCAAATTAAAGAAGACAAATTTAAATCACTCCAAAAAATTTAGGTGTTCTcctttatattatatttaaagaaacgATAAACaatgtatttgtatttcaGCTCTGCAGTTACTATAAATTTCGGGAGCACAACAAAAGCTTCTATGAGAAAGTTCGTCCTTTGGACCTTCGTCATATTGGACAGTCGGATATATTGACAGTAACGCCCTATCGGGATCAACACGGCCACCGCATACTCATCTATCGATTTGGCCTTTGGCGACCCAATCGAGTGACCGTGGACGATATATTCCGGGCCACCATTGTCCTGCAGGAGCTGGGCAGCTTGGAACCCATCTCACAGATCGTCGGAGGAGTGGGAATCTTTGACCTGAAGGATCTGGGCCTGGAACACATACTCCATCTGAGTCCTAGTGTGGCTCAAAAGATGATAGCTCTCTTAGTGGTAAGTTGGTGAATATGACAactttcaattttaataatttaataatttaaaaaacattaatttgcCCTTTCAGACCTCCATGCCAATAAGGACATCTGCCCTTCATATTGTGAACCAGAACTGGGTCTTTAATGCGGCATTCAAGATATTTAAGCCTTTTCTCAATGCCGCCATGCGAGAAAAGCTCTACATCCATGGCAGTGATATGTCCTCCCTGCACAAGCACATAAATCCTGAACATCTTCCCAAGCGGTCAGTTTCAAGATTATTTTCCAGTTatgttttacaaatttaacttGTATAATGCCTTTTCAGTTATGGTGGCTTGCACGAAGATTACTCTTATACGCTCTGGTTGGATATGCTGAAGGAGCAGTGCACAGGCAATGGTGTCCAAAAGGATATGGAACAATTGGGATTCATATTTGActagttttatatatttgccaATACGCCCTTAGGCACCGATGGTCTCTCAattgatttttcaaaatattaaaggggaaatattatattttttgtaattttgtacTCTTATGGAAATCAAACCATATTTTATCTACTTTAATGTTATGTAATGATACAAAAAATCAATTGACTAAAAGTAGGTGATATTCtaagaattaaaaacttttaaagatAAATTGCATATTAATTGGAGATAATTTAAGATGGTTTCAGTATTActcacataaatattttagattgaTATCATAGAAAGGTTATGaccaatttatatttcatCTGATTCGGACAAAAGTCCTCCCTTTTTCTTATGTGAAAATCTTTTTTAGATCTCCTCAAATGTGATACCCTATTTGAGGTTAGGACCCCATCATTTGAGGTTAGAATCGACATAAATCTCGCACATTTGCCGGCCACATCATTGACCGATGACGACCGAGCTCGGggcaataataatttggtCCTAACCGAATCAAATGGCCCAACGAGCCCGCAGAAGATTCGTTCCGGTCAGGGAAGTCTAGCATATTGGTCCTTCCAGTTTTATGCGATTCGTATGCAAAGTGCGTTAGGTGCCAGAGCGAGACAACTAGCCACACGACCATTGCCCGTTATGGTAATTGAGTGTTGGACAACGCATAAAATGCAGTCGGCGGCCATAAATATGTTTGCACTCGTCCTGTGACCGGATGTGAGCGAGAGGGGAGATTAAGGGCAGGGGGGCCTTACAAATTCCTCCTTCTGACCGTTACGaatatgtttgatattttttattgaatccCGTTGTCTCAACATCATCCCTCGACCTCCGGAAGTCGTTGCCGTCTGCGTACAGCTTAAAAAAAGATGGTAAGGAATACAAGTTGGAAATAATTACTGATGCGACTATAAGATACTCTATAAATTGTACGaaatataagtatttt
The genomic region above belongs to Drosophila takahashii strain IR98-3 E-12201 chromosome 2L, DtakHiC1v2, whole genome shotgun sequence and contains:
- the LOC108062577 gene encoding alpha-tocopherol transfer protein isoform X1 — encoded protein: MVAYMCNDKQTFCMGLGTFGPILRLSFTLEVERIATHQMTTSIGSRTMPTIEHKLNITEEEVPEHIRRLAEEQGECPSSKDQIIEQFRSYILERNDCQPHRNDAKYLEKFLRARYWKIESSYRLLCSYYKFREHNKSFYEKVRPLDLRHIGQSDILTVTPYRDQHGHRILIYRFGLWRPNRVTVDDIFRATIVLQELGSLEPISQIVGGVGIFDLKDLGLEHILHLSPSVAQKMIALLVTSMPIRTSALHIVNQNWVFNAAFKIFKPFLNAAMREKLYIHGSDMSSLHKHINPEHLPKRYGGLHEDYSYTLWLDMLKEQCTGNGVQKDMEQLGFIFD
- the LOC108062577 gene encoding alpha-tocopherol transfer protein isoform X2; the protein is MPTIEHKLNITEEEVPEHIRRLAEEQGECPSSKDQIIEQFRSYILERNDCQPHRNDAKYLEKFLRARYWKIESSYRLLCSYYKFREHNKSFYEKVRPLDLRHIGQSDILTVTPYRDQHGHRILIYRFGLWRPNRVTVDDIFRATIVLQELGSLEPISQIVGGVGIFDLKDLGLEHILHLSPSVAQKMIALLVTSMPIRTSALHIVNQNWVFNAAFKIFKPFLNAAMREKLYIHGSDMSSLHKHINPEHLPKRYGGLHEDYSYTLWLDMLKEQCTGNGVQKDMEQLGFIFD